The Anoplolepis gracilipes chromosome 17, ASM4749672v1, whole genome shotgun sequence genome window below encodes:
- the LOC140675382 gene encoding uncharacterized protein: MKLSIFLIVIISTAWAQTRNVERPLRAPQEQIKYDEIDGSRVNWKYITPENQWRSQLGKRPQRAEGGSSHRLRQTQQTTPQYRAPAPQPQPQQVQQIPNTPQYYSYKPYSAVPNHIRQLIESVYQPQGPYVDPSSFLYNSGYASSQQPAPAASEVPRAAYLQSAPASRYQTIEPQAYNDRIERQDKVVYNNDYEQQQQQQQQQQQQEQVATFPLGSLPDSSPTLTLYLDKNMPTEIKQLLQYQAQIPYDVTANRIQYRPKNIFIPKPLSDDDKGPTYYRSKVYYTNDDNTDAEYSQDKPIDEGERH; the protein is encoded by the exons ATGAAACTATCA ATATTTCTTATTGTGATAATTTCGACCGCGTGGGCGCAAACGAGAAACGTAGAGAGGCCCCTTCGCGCCCCACAAGAGCAAATCAAGTACGACGAAATTGATG GCTCGCGGGTCAACTGGAAGTACATCACACCTGAGAATCAATGGCGGTCACAACTAGGGAAGCGGCCCCAACGCGCCGAGGGCGGCTCGTCTCATCGTCTACGACAAACTCAGCAAACAACTCCGCAGTATCGCGCCCCGGCGCCGCAGCCTCAACCCCAGCAAGTCCAGCAGATCCCGAATACTCCGCAATATTATAGCTACAAGCCATACTCCGCTGTGCCGAATCACATCAGGCAACTGATTGAGTCAGTCTATCAGCCACAGGGTCCCTACGTCGATCCTTCGTCCTTCCTCTATAACAGTGGATATGCATCATCGCAGCAACCAGCTCCGGCTGCTTCCGAAGTTCCTCGAGCTGCCTACCTGCAATCAGCACCAGCGTCGAGATACCAGACGATTGAGCCTCAAGCATATAACGATAGAATAGAGCGTCAGGATAAAGTCGTCTACAACAATGATTAcgagcagcagcagcagcagcagcagcaacagcagcaacagGAACAAGTCGCGACGTTCCCTCTTGGAAGCTTGCCGGATTCTTCTCCGACACTCACGTTGTATCTGGATAAGAATATGCCTACGGAGATCAAACAGTTGTTACAGTATCAAGCGCAGATACCGTACGACGTCACAGCGAATCGTATTCAGTACAGGCCGAAGAATATCTTCATCCCCAAGCCGTTGTCCGATGACGACAAAGGACCAACTTATTATCGTAGCAAGGTTTATTACACAAACGATGACAATACTGATGCCGAATATTCGCAGGACAAACCGATCGACGAAGGCGAGCGTCATTAA
- the LOC140675120 gene encoding uncharacterized protein — protein MKLHVLLLVALPVCLAEFSIQGPSDGHRRAQGLKFSEEKGIEYTDASEGGGAGDFTIQGATDGNTNFRIQGATDGHSNFEIQGPTDGGAATYSIQGATDGHSQSIIQGPYDANQGNAKALEYNDPSGYRVNWRSYDRQSRPQAQAQAQVQPQYATQAAAPIQRAGLRHRAQPQPQPQLQPQPQPQPQAEAAPYYKPYSNAPQRIQQLLQFQQQIPYVNIIPEPYRFDEEAAVKAQAEQVREHLRQLAQEAAAAPAPAPVAAPTYAPPERRHKVSRGQSRSKRQTHPQQQQQYRRISQPPVEPQPQYSTNLPSHLRELLNYQAQIPHHIIANQIVYRPDKPYVPHRVDPLQQQPIQQQPIQQQPIQQQPIQQAQYQGQGGAYQTQASYTQARIQPAYDPGQQYQQQGYNQQLGYNQQQPGIRPVTENQY, from the exons ATGAAATTACAC GTTTTATTGTTAGTGGCACTTCCTGTGTGCCTGGCTGAATTTTCAATCCAGGGGCCTAGCGACGGGCATCGACGGGCCCAGGGTCTTAAGTTCAGTGAAGAGAAAGGAATTGAATACACAGATGCAAGTG AAGGAGGAGGTGCTGGAGACTTTACCATTCAAGGGGCGACCGACGGTAACACCAATTTCAGAATTCAAGGTGCTACGGATGGGCATTCAAACTTTGAGATTCAAGGGCCCACGGATGGTGGAGCGGCTACTTATTCTATACAAGGAGCGACCGATGGACATAGCCAGTCCATAATCCAGGGACCTTACGATGCTAATCAGGGTAACGCGAAGGCGCTCGAATACAACGATCCTAGCG GTTACAGAGTAAACTGGAGATCGTACGACCGTCAATCGCGTCCGCAAGCACAAGCGCAAGCGCAGGTACAACCGCAGTACGCAACGCAAGCCGCGGCACCAATTCAGCGTGCTGGACTTCGACACCGAGCACAACCACAACCACAACCGCAACTACAACCACAACCACAGCCACAGCCACAAGCAGAAGCCGCTCCATACTATAAACCTTACTCCAATGCACCGCAGCGGATCCAGCAACTGCTGCAGTTCCAACAGCAGATTccatatgttaatataattccaGAACCATACAG ATTCGACGAGGAGGCCGCGGTAAAGGCTCAGGCCGAGCAAGTTCGAGAGCATCTCCGGCAGTTGGCTCAGGAAGCCGCGGCCGCACCTGCACCCGCGCCGGTGGCAGCACCCACGTATGCACCACCGGAACGGCGTCATAAGGTGTCGCGCGGTCAATCCAGAAGCAAACGTCAAACGCATCCTCAACAACAACAGCAGTACCGCAGGATATCCCAGCCGCCGGTGGAACCGCAGCCACAGTATTCGACCAATCTGCCGTCTCATCTACGTGAATTGCTCAACTACCAGGCGCAGATACCACATCACATTATCGCCAATCAGATTGTGTATCGTCCAGATAAACCATACGTGCCGCATCGCGTGGACCCGTTACAGCAGCAACCGATACAGCAACAACCGATACAGCAGCAACCGATACAGCAGCAACCGATACAGCAAGCGCAATACCAAGGTCAGGGTGGCGCTTATCAGACTCAGGCTTCGTACACGCAGGCTCGCATACAACCCGCGTATGATCCGGGCCAGCAGTATCAGCAGCAAGGGTACAATCAACAACTTGGGTACAATCAACAACAGCCTGGCATACGACCCGTCACCGAGAATCAGTACTGA
- the LOC140675229 gene encoding uncharacterized protein → MRFLFLILAITPALGTEFQSHIRERRQNHIQQANYRNYNQAPAAIRQILAAQQARDPIVHLPPQPIPNLGPNKPIEPQYVSQSQLSQYRPQVQVGQQPQQPTYKQIPVRPAQYNPPASAQQQYNSPAPLQQQYNPQYRTNYAPQPQLQPQPQPQPHPQQQIAQPNYQYSRNLPPQLQQLVQLQQNLGNGIPHGQRQG, encoded by the exons ATGAGATTCCTC TTTTTGATCCTCGCTATAACACCCGCGCTAGGAACGGAATTCCAAA gCCACATTCGGGAACGAAGACAAAATCATATACAGCAAGCTAATTACCGAAATTACAATCAAGCGCCGGCGGCAATCAGGCAAATATTGGCTGCTCAGCAGGCTCGCGATCCGATCGTACATCTTCCACCGCAACCGATACCGAATTTGGGACCTAACAAACCTATCGAGCCTCAATATGTAAGTCAATCCCAGCTGAGTCAATATCGGCCGCAAGTACAGGTCGGCCAACAACCTCAGCAGCCGACCTACAAGCAGATTCCCGTAAGACCGGCCCAGTATAATCCACCAGCCTCCGCTCAGCAACAATATAATTCACCAGCCCCTCTTCAACAACAATACAATCCGCAATATCGCACTAATTACGCACCGCAGCCGCAACTACAGCCGCAGCCGCAGCCGCAACCGCATCCGCAACAACAAATCGCTCAACctaattatcaatattctaGGAATCTGCCACCGCAACTTCAACAGCTTGTGCAGCTTCAGCAAAACTTGGGTAACGGAATTCCACACGGGCAACGTCAAGGATAA
- the Tll gene encoding nuclear receptor subfamily 2 group E member 1 → MQNQESQLSNMPVPSSKMPASSSRILYDIPCKVCRDHSSGKHYGIFACDGCAGFFKRSIRRNRQYVCKAKSEGGCMVDKTHRNQCRACRLAKCIQAGMNKDAVQHERGPRNSTIRRQMALYFKEPEIIASMAPPTALDLALPKAPTESRVPVPGPSPHPSLTHPAYCNALAISKMPPNITNLHAMPIISPIAADSMCEQAARLLFLNVHWARDLAAGTNLVMEDQLTLLESSWRELFLLAAAQMLPNLDPTPLLSPQTIGLTIEVTRFRETLAGFNAMNLDQHEFACIRAIVLFKAGLESEPVSSSRSTNSSNSPSPGSRLRDPSSVSRLRDSAQLALGQRLSGASFGALRFGKLLLLLPSLRSVSTHAIEELFFRRTIGMIPIERIICDVYKTS, encoded by the exons ATGCAGAACCAGGAGTCACAGTTGTCAAACATGCCAGTTCCATCATCAAAGATGCCGGCGTCTTCAA GTCGCATTCTTTACGATATACCGTGTAAAGTTTGTCGAGATCACTCCTCGGGAAAGCATTACGGTATATTCGCATGCGATGGATGTGCTGGCTTCTTTAAACGATCGATTAGAAGGAATCGGCAATACGTATGCAAGGCAAAGTCCGAGGGGGGTTGCATGGTGGATAAGACACATCGGAATCAATGTCGAGCCTGCAGGCTAGCAAAGTGCATTCAGGCAGGCATGAACAAAGACG CCGTGCAACACGAACGAGGTCCACGAAATTCAACAATTCGTAGACAAATGGCACTATACTTCAAAGAACCCGAAATTATAGCTAGCATGGCGCCGCCAACAGCTTTAGATCTCGCTTTACCCAAAGCGCCGACCGAATCACGCGTTCCTGTACCTGGACCGTCGCCCCATCCTTCTCTCACGCATCCTGCATATTGCAACGCATTAGCGATTTCAAAG atgccaccgaatataacaaatttacatGCCATGCCGATTATCTCCCCGATCGCGGCTGACTCTATGTGCGAGCAGGCAGCGAGATTGCTGTTTTTGAACGTTCATTGGGCACGGGATCTTGCGGCGGGCACGAATCTTGTTATGGAGGATCAACTGACGTTACTCGAATCCTCTTGGCGAGAGCTCTTTCTGCTAGCCGCGGCGCAAATGCTGCCGAATTTGGACCCCACGCCCCTGCTATCACCTCAGACTATCGGGTTGACGATCGAGGTGACTCGTTTCCGCGAGACTCTGGCTGGTTTTAACGCGATGAATTTAGACCAACACGAGTTTGCCTGCATCAGGGCGATAGTGCTTTTTAAGGCAGGTCTGGAGAGTGAGCCAGTGTCCAGCAGTCGCAGCACAAATAGTTCCAACTCTCCTAGTCCTGGAAGCCGACTCAGAGATCCAAGCTCCGTTTCCCGGTTGAGAGACAGTGCGCAGCTGGCGCTGGGACAGCGACTTAGTGGAGCCTCCTTCGGAGCTCTCAGGTTcggcaaattattattattgctacCCAGTTTGCGCTCCGTATCTACACACGCTATCGAGGAACTTTTCTTCAGGCGGACTATCGGTATGATCCCGATTGAAAGGATTATTTGTGACGTGTACAAGACGTCGTAA